In one Brassica oleracea var. oleracea cultivar TO1000 chromosome C9, BOL, whole genome shotgun sequence genomic region, the following are encoded:
- the LOC106314275 gene encoding zinc finger BED domain-containing protein RICESLEEPER 2-like, which yields MDVDVQVEGEECQRTQNRGKAIAVDATSGVSSQSRWFPHPPKSHTLLKKLWTLTFKLKEKKSRALQFRTAFDRMEAEDRLYNDYFLEMENGVKRCGPPSLRDWSAVEKLKRFLIIFYNSTLVVFASTTVNSYKCYGEIVTIERILITLANSFNPELKVKASEMLQKFLKYWDGIKSVHRMLILATVFDPRKKMQFAKLCFEKLYEKERLESKAVLESVGDLLRYMFYNHEYNTRFRGSIGEASESNHASSSQPPPESQDQGTYRMELVVEDFGYERMDCVYKEMVAEKGEDTRDELEVYLKEAVETPKLLLGVEFDILAWWKVHKMKYHVLAEMARDLLAMQVSLVASESAFSTSGRILEPYRSCLTHYMIEVLMCTEQWMHADIKSFKHKRLMIEASRSKHEVEEGG from the exons ATGGACGTTGACGTTCAAGTTGAAGGAGAAGAGTGCCAACGAACTCAAAACCGAGGGAAGGCCATTGCAGTTGATGCAACTTCTGGTGTCTCTTCTCAGTCAAGATGGTTTCCTCATCCTCCAAAATCCCACACACTGTTGAAGAAACTATGGACGTTGACGTTCAAGTTGAAGGAGAAGA AGTCTAGGGCTCTTCAGTTTAGAACTGCATTTGATAGGATGGAGGCAGAAGATAGGTTGTATAATGATTACTTTTTGGAGATGGAAAATGGGGTTAAGAGGTGTGGACCACCTTCTTTGAGAGACTGGAGTGCTGTTGAGAAGCTCAAGAGGTTTCTTATAATCTTTTACAACAGCACTCTGGTTGTTTTTGCCTCTACGACGGTGAATTCTTACAAGTGCTACGGTGAGATAGTGACCATAGAAAGAATCCTCATTACACTGGCCAACAGCTTCAATCCTGAATTGAAGGTGAAAGCGTCGGAGATGTTGCAGAAGTTTCTCAAGTACTGGGATGGTATCAAGAGTGTCCACAGGATGCTGATCTTGGCCACGGTTTTCGATCCAAGGAAGAAGATGCAATTTGCAAAGCTGTGCTTTGAGAAGCTCTATGAGAAGGAGAGATTAGAGTCTAAAGCAGTGCTGGAATCTGTTGGTGATCTTCTCAGGTATATGTTCTATAATCAT GAGTACAACACAAGATTCAGAGGGTCTATTGGAGAAGCCTCTGAGTCAAATCACGCATCATCATCTCAGCCTCCTCCAGAGTCGCAAGATCAAGGCACATATAGAATGGAGCTGGTGGTTGAAGATTTCGGTTATGAGCGGATGGATTGTGTGTACAAGGAGATGGTTGCTGAAAAGGGAGAGGATACAAGGGACGAACTTGAAGTGTACTTGAAGGAGGCAGTTGAAACTCCTAAGCTCTTGCTTGGTGTGGAGTTTGACATTCTCGCTTGGTGGAAGGTTCACAAGATGAAGTATCATGTGCTTGCTGAAATGGCAAGAGATCTACTCGCCATGCAAGTTTCATTAGTGGCATCCGAAAGTGCTTTTAGCACAAGTGGGAGGATCTTGGAGCCATATCGGAGTTGCTTAACTCATTACATGATAGAAGTTCTCATGTGTACTGAGCAATGGATGCATGCTGACATCAAG AGTTTCAAGCACAAACGCTTGATGATTGAAGCTTCAAGGTCGAAGCATGAAGTGGAAGAAGGCGGGTGA
- the LOC106317390 gene encoding zinc finger A20 and AN1 domain-containing stress-associated protein 1-like produces MNLCSKCYHDLRVTQKAYFEPETSLESALASSSSSKSSETAPQTSAKTRRCVSCNKKVGLMGFKYKCGSTFCGDHRYPENHECEFDFRGQRKDAITKANPLVKGEKVKRF; encoded by the coding sequence ATGAACCTCTGCTCCAAATGCTATCACGACCTCAGAGTCACCCAAAAAGCCTACTTCGAACCCGAAACCTCCCTTGAATCTGCTCTTGCGTCGTCATCCTCATCAAAGAGCAGTGAAACGGCTCCGCAGACTAGTGCCAAGACGAGGAGGTGCGTGAGCTGTAACAAGAAAGTGGGCTTGATGGGGTTTAAGTACAAGTGTGGGAGTACATTCTGCGGAGACCATAGATATCCCGAGAATCACGAATGCGAGTTCGATTTCAGAGGACAAAGAAAAGATGCGATTACCAAAGCTAATCCCTTGGTGAAGGGTGAAAAGGTCAAGAGATTCTAA
- the LOC106316652 gene encoding metacaspase-5-like, translated as MIRRFTTQIIKSSPMVKKAVLIGINYPGTEGELRGCVNDVKRMHRCLVDRFGFSEENITELIDTDKSKIQPTGKNIRQALSELVGSANPGDVLFVHYSGHGVRLPPETGEDDDTGFDECIVPCDMNNITDDEIREIVDKVPEDCSITIVSDSCHSGGLIDATKEQIGESTKKAGKAVKTIEEIEQEERRNGVHVVNRSLSLESMINMLKQETRKDDIEVGSIRRSLLHAFGEDASPKVQETEGLKAVTKKQVVRKKDKGILLSGCQTDQTSGDVRTKGQAYGAFSDAIQIILDETKGKKITNKELVLGVRELLEYEWYPQQPGLYCSDSNADAPFIC; from the exons ATGATAAGAAGATTCACAACACAAATCATCAAATCATCACCAATGGTGAAGAAAGCAGTACTGATTGGGATCAACTACCCAGGAACCGAGGGAGAGTTACGTGGCTGCGTCAATGACGTCAAGCGAATGCACAGATGCCTCGTTGACCGGTTCGGATTCTCAGAGGAAAACATCACCGAGCTGATTGATACCGACAAGTCCAAGATCCAACCCACCGGTAAGAACATACGACAGGCATTGTCGGAGCTTGTGGGATCAGCTAACCCTGGAGATGTGCTCTTCGTACACTACAGTGGACACGGTGTGAGGCTGCCTCCGGAGACTGGTGAAGACGATGATACTGGTTTCGATGAGTGTATTGTTCCCTGTGATATGAACAACATCACTG ATGATGAAATCAGGGAGATTGTTGATAAAGTGCCTGAAGACTGCTCCATTACAATCGTCTCGGACTCTTGTCATAGTGGTGGTCTCATTGACGCAACCAAGGAGCAGATAGGAGAGAGCACCAAGAAGGCGGGGAAAGCAGTAAAGACTATTGAGGAGATTGAACAAGAAGAGAGGAGGAACGGAGTCCATGTGGTAAACAGATCTCTGTCTCTGGAGAGTATGATCAATATGCTAAAGCAAGAAACAAGAAAGGATGATATAGAGGTGGGGAGTATCAGGAGGTCTCTTCTCCATGCGTTTGGAGAAGATGCATCTCCAAAAGTGCAGGAAACTGAAGGCCTCAAGGCGGTGACGAAGAAACAAGTGGTGAGAAAGAAAGACAAGGGCATTTTGCTTAGTGGATGTCAGACTGATCAGACTTCAGGAGATGTACGCACCAAGGGACAAGCCTATGGAGCATTCAGCGATGCAATACAGATAATACTTGATGAGACAAAAGGAAAGAAGATCACAAACAAAGAACTGGTTTTAGGTGTGAGAGAGCTTCTTGAGTATGAATGGTATCCTCAACAACCGGGGCTGTATTGCAGTGATAGTAATGCTGATGCTCCATTCATATGCTGA
- the LOC106313851 gene encoding copper chaperone for superoxide dismutase, chloroplastic/cytosolic-like isoform X2, whose amino-acid sequence MMSFLRSVATIPRAASATPTEISLHSFSSTKPQTFPFPSSHRSSPRLRWGYTRIFARSPMACVPQATAVSEFKGPNIFGVVRFVQISMEIVRIEASFGGLSPGKHSWCINEYGDLTKGAASTGNIYNPLQDDQTATQLPGDLGTLEADQNGEALYTVTKEKMKVTDLIGRAVVVYETVDRSLQGITAAVVARSGEVGESCRKLCSCDGTTVWEATVY is encoded by the exons ATGATGTCATTTCTGAGGTCAGTGGCAACGATCCCACGAGCTGCATCTGCGACTCCGACCGAGATTTCACTCCATTCTTTCTCCTCTACCAAACCTCAGACATTCCCCTTTCCATCTTCTCACCGATCTTCGCCTAGACTTCGTTGGGGTTATACGAGAATCTTTGCTAGGTCTCCCATGGCGTGTGTTCCTCAAG CTACTGCAGTATCAGAATTCAAAGGCCCAAACATCTTCGGGGTGGTTCGATTCGTTCAAATTTCCATGGAAATCGTAAGAATTGAAGCCAGTTTTGGCGGGTTGTCTCCAGGAAAACACAGTTGGTGTATCAATGAGTATGGAGATCTCACAAAAGGAGCAGCTTCTACAGGGAATATATACAATCCTTTACAAGATGATCAAACCGCCACACAG CTACCAGGCGACCTAGGAACGTTGGAGGCAGACCAAAATGGAGAAGCTTTATATACGGTAACGAAAGAGAAGATGAAGGTAACGGATCTGATTGGACGAGCTGTTGTGGTTTATGAAACAGTGGATAGGTCGTTACAGGGGATTACTGCTGCTGTTGTTGCTAGAAGCGGAGAAGTAGGAGAGAGTTGCAGAAAGCTTTGTTCTTGTGATGGAACCACCGTTTGGGAAGCTACTGTTTACTGA
- the LOC106313851 gene encoding copper chaperone for superoxide dismutase, chloroplastic/cytosolic-like isoform X1, which translates to MMSFLRSVATIPRAASATPTEISLHSFSSTKPQTFPFPSSHRSSPRLRWGYTRIFARSPMACVPQVSATAVSEFKGPNIFGVVRFVQISMEIVRIEASFGGLSPGKHSWCINEYGDLTKGAASTGNIYNPLQDDQTATQLPGDLGTLEADQNGEALYTVTKEKMKVTDLIGRAVVVYETVDRSLQGITAAVVARSGEVGESCRKLCSCDGTTVWEATVY; encoded by the exons ATGATGTCATTTCTGAGGTCAGTGGCAACGATCCCACGAGCTGCATCTGCGACTCCGACCGAGATTTCACTCCATTCTTTCTCCTCTACCAAACCTCAGACATTCCCCTTTCCATCTTCTCACCGATCTTCGCCTAGACTTCGTTGGGGTTATACGAGAATCTTTGCTAGGTCTCCCATGGCGTGTGTTCCTCAAG TTTCAGCTACTGCAGTATCAGAATTCAAAGGCCCAAACATCTTCGGGGTGGTTCGATTCGTTCAAATTTCCATGGAAATCGTAAGAATTGAAGCCAGTTTTGGCGGGTTGTCTCCAGGAAAACACAGTTGGTGTATCAATGAGTATGGAGATCTCACAAAAGGAGCAGCTTCTACAGGGAATATATACAATCCTTTACAAGATGATCAAACCGCCACACAG CTACCAGGCGACCTAGGAACGTTGGAGGCAGACCAAAATGGAGAAGCTTTATATACGGTAACGAAAGAGAAGATGAAGGTAACGGATCTGATTGGACGAGCTGTTGTGGTTTATGAAACAGTGGATAGGTCGTTACAGGGGATTACTGCTGCTGTTGTTGCTAGAAGCGGAGAAGTAGGAGAGAGTTGCAGAAAGCTTTGTTCTTGTGATGGAACCACCGTTTGGGAAGCTACTGTTTACTGA